Genomic window (Loxodonta africana isolate mLoxAfr1 chromosome 25, mLoxAfr1.hap2, whole genome shotgun sequence):
tatttaaataatattccatCAAGTAGTAAGTAGTGCACTATTTTACTTCACTATTCACTGTATtcactgtagggtcgctatgagtcggaattgatgtgATGAcatgtttggcttttttggttttattccccTAGCTTTTGACATTTCCATTGTTTTGAAAAGTGCTAATATAAGTAACACTGTAGAAaacatttttcatatatatacatattttggatTAACTCTTCAGGTGAGATTGTCAGAAATCATATTAGTAGGTCAAAAGGTATAAGTGTAATTATGACTCTTGTTTTATCTTTATATTTGTGTTTGCCTCAGACTTGATGGTTCTCAACCTTTTGATCACCAAAGTTACTCCCCCTTTCCAAATTCTTTAATTTCCTAAATTGGGAAGCCCAGGActccattaaggagccctggtggtgcaatggtttaagcactcggctgctaaccagaaggtcagcagttcaagcccacccagcagctccacggaagagagacctggtgatctggttctgtaaagatcacagcctagaaaacctcatggggcagttctgctctgtcacatagggtcactacgagtcggaatcgactccacggcgatggctttggtttgggtttggatagTAAAAGTCATCAGAACCTTCCCTAGGATTGAACACGCCAGTGATCTCTAAAGTAGCTGGGTTAAAATCCAAGGTCAGAGGGACCCAGAGGCTCAGTATTGCTGAAGAATTTAAGGCATTCAGGTCGCCATGTTGTACAGCCACGGCTTAATAACATTATAAATTACTTGCCAACACCTCTTACCTACGGACTTCATTCTCCCACTAATAAAATGGGGCAAAAGATGATTGGATGTAAGAATGTTGTCCTCCCCCTGGGCTGGGAGGCTGCTCTTCATGGTGAGAGCTCAATTCAGACGCCTCCTGCTCATCCTCCAGCCTGGTTTCTGccccaccgagcagacctctggGTGTTGGCCCCACTTCAAAGGGAGCCCCATGGGTGAAGAACAGACAGATAAAGGCAGAAGGATGATAAGGTGGCCATAAATCTAAAAAGTAATTTTATGGCATTATCAATTATCACTCATTTTCAAATATGCGTACGGAGTGGATATTccagtttgggttttgttttttttttttaaagaccttttaAAGAATTGTGCAGTGCTTTACACCCTGACGTGTTGTGTTTGGTGTTAAAAAGCTGTCAGGCTTGACTTGAAACTTGGAAAGGGTAAGGGCTGGAGTTTGTGCAAGTATGGGCTGGTTTCTCGGCGGGCACAGCAGTGTGCTGTCAGGGGGAAGTGTCTGACCCCGCTGGACTGGTTATCTGCACACAGAGAGACCTCTGTTCCTGGGAGCCCTCATCGTTGGCCAGCAGCCCCACAAATGCACATTATCATACATAGAGAGCCTCAGGAAGAAAGTGAAACTCgttttataaaaacccactgctgatgCCAGCAAAACCATCCATCTTTGGCTAAAAAGAATAACATGTTATTATGTGAGTCTATACAGATGAGCGTTCGGAAATATTCCACTGTAAAATATGCTGTTATGTTTagagatccctggtggcacagtggttaagcgcttgcctactaacaaaaggtcaggagtttgagcccaccagcggctccatgggagaaagacctggcaatcttctcccataaaaattagagcctaggaaaccctatggggcagttctaccctgtcctgtagggtcaacatgagttggcatcgactcaatggcacacaacaacgttACGCTTACACTGATGCTATTGACCGTTCAGGTCCCTGAGTGCCACAAATGATTCAGGCCccactgctgacctaaaggttggcagtttgaacccacctggcggTGCCGtgaaagaaaggcccggcaatctgcttctctaaagataacagccgagaaaaccctgtggagcagttctactctgtaacacacagagtCAGCATGGCagcagtttggttttggtttgggttgacCCTTCAGAAGAGAAATAAAGGTGATAAGGAATGAATGCATATTATAAGCCTCTTGTTGACATGTTGGAATATTCTGTTTCCCCCTACAGATTTAAGCAAGGACATATCTTGTAAAGAAAattgtacatgttcctcatgctCGCTCCGGGCCCCCAACATAAGTGACTTGCTCAATGACCAGGACGTATTAGACGTGATTAGGATAAAGCTGGATCCCTGTCACCCGACAGTAAAGAACTGGAGGAATTTTGCGAGCAAATGGGGCATGCCTTATGACGAACTGTGCTTCCTGGAGCAGAGGCCCCAGAGCCCCACGTTGGAGTTCCTGCTTCGGAACAGTCAGAGGACGGTGGACCAGCTGATAGAGCTCTGCAGGCTTTACCACCGGGCTGACGTGGAGAAGGTCCTGCGGAGCTGGGTGGAGGAGGAGTGGCCCAAGAGGGGCCGCGGAAACCACCCCCAGCACTTCTAGagtcctcctccttccttccttggcCTCTGCGGACATTGAAACCACCACGGGTCAAGGAGAAATgttaatctgttcttttttacGAGTTGAGGATAAAAGGACGTGGAACAGAGGACATTTGTTTTCCCCAAGCAGGTGGTTTTGTGGAGGGTAGGCTGTGATTTGGtggtggatttttgtttgtttttgcacatctgtttttatttaatatttgaatctagaattgagaagaaaaaaaacatattttgttGGCTCATGTAGGAGCCAGAGCTTACAATCAGAATGGATTCATGCCAACATGAACATAAAATGATCCTCTCCCTTAAGTACTGCTAGAGATTTCAACAAAATAGGACCTGGAATTGTTGATGGTCTCCCAACAGTCATCATACACAGACTCTCCGTGATCAACGGCGTTCCCACCACTTAGAAGAAAACAACACTGAGAAACCTATtttgtttgttgctttttttttattgtaaagtaCTTATGTGATGTTGGTATTATGTGATGATTACCTTCATAACACATGTGCCATCTTTTTTATTCAAATGCTTTTTATAACCTGTGCATGATCAAAAATGGCATTTGCTCAAGCGTttctaaaagaaatacaaaaatcagtggttATTGATTGGGAGGATACAGTCGTGGGAATGGTGTTGACAGAGTACTCAAAATGCCTTCGTTTATGCGTGATTTATTTTCAATATAGCTTAGTATTTACTTTTACATCTTTTATATAAGGTGGGGTGCTTCACTCCTGAGGTGAGAGGTGAATCTCAGTTAGGCTAATGAATAAGAATCAGCTGCCCTGTTGGTAAACGGTAACCACCTCTAGCACCTGCTATCCGAGCTTGAAACTGGACCCAGTAACACTAAAGAACAGTtcagggaaaaaggaaaaatctGTAATGGTAGGGAAAGTACGCATAAAATCCAAATTTTCAGTAATTTTAAACTAAATGAAAAATGTGGTTTGAAGAATatctcagttcttctttgatggTTTGAAGGGGAAGTGTggtgaaggaaggctcattactAGAGAGATCAGATTTTCCAGGTGTTCTCTtgggggaaaaagagagaaagcaaagttttggtttagttcacaATTCCACTAAAGTTTTGgcaacagaaggagccctggtggtgcagtggttaagtgctcagccgctaaccgaaaggtcaagggttcgaacccaccagccactctacaggagaaagatgtggcagtctgcttccataaagattgttgttgtgttgttgttaggtgccgtcgagtcggttccgactcatagtgaccctgtgcacaacagaacgaaacactgtccagtcctgagccatccttaacaatcgttcttatgcttgagcttactgttgcagccactgtgtcaatccacctcgttgagggtcttcctcttttcatggaccctgtactctgccaagcatgatgtccttctctagggactgatccctcctgacaacatgtccaaagtatataagatgcagcctcaccatccttgcctctaaggagcattctggctgtacttctcctaagacagatttgttcgttcttttggcagtccatgttatattcagtattcttcgccagcaccacaattcaaaggcatcagttcttcttctgtcttccttattcattgtccagctttcacatgcatatgatgcgattggaaataccatggcttgggtcaggtgcaccttagtcttcaaggtgacgtttttgcttttcaacactttaaagaggtcctttgcggcagatttgcccaatgcaatgcgccttttgatttcttgactcttgcttccacggatgttgattatggatccaagtaaaatgaaatccttgacaacttcaatcttttctccgtttatcatgatgttgctcattggtcctgttgtgaggatttttgctttatgttgaggcgtaatccatactgaaggctgtggtctttgatcttcattagtaagtgcttcaagtccactttactttcagtaagtaaggttgtgtcatctgcataatgcaggttgttaatgagtcttcctccaatcctgatgccccgttcttcttcatatagtccagcttctcagattatttgctcagcatacagactgaataggtatagtgatagaatacaaccctgacgcacacctttcctgactttaaaccaattggtatccccttgttctgtccaaacaactgccccttgatctatgtaaaggttcctcatgagcataattaagtgttctgggattcctattctttgcaacgttatccataatttgttatgatccacacagtcgaatgcctttgcatagtcaataaaacctaggtaaacatctttctggtattctctgccttcagccaggatccgtctgacatcagcaatgatatccctggttccacgtcctcttctgaaaccagcgtGAATTCctggccttagaaaccctatgggggcaagtctacactgtcctatagggtcgctctgagttggaattgactcaacagcaacgggtttttttttttttttttttgaaggggtgGGCAACAGATTAGGAGGTTAAGGTACTTGTTCAATTTGGACAGATTCTGTATAAATTCCTGATTGAAATAAGCAAAAATGATGAATAACACTGAGTACACCAGAAAGATTAGAATTAACTCTCAAGAAAGTTATTGTCTAAACCACCACATTTTTTCCATTAACACTGACAATGGTTTTCATTAGGCGGCTGCTAAATAAAATCTGCTTCACCATCAAATGTAAACTTTAGCAAAATCTATGCAGAGATTTACTCCTCACTTCTGATTCAATATTAATCACACCCGGTTTGTCTTACCCTGTCAGTATATCATAAGATGTACTTAAAATACCAGCCGGTAATAAAATGTCAagacttttaaaaatagattGCAAATTATTGTTCAGTGAGGTATCTAATGTTTACAGCCAGCTACCACCTAAGCACTGAACAGAATTTGTAGGGAGAGTTCTAGTCCTCTGCCGGCTGCTGGTGGAGTTGACGCCcacttatggagaccccatgtgtgtcatagtagtaTTGTGCTCCAGGGCTTTTCAATGActcatttttcagcagtagattgccaggcctttcttccaagtgcttctgggtagacttgaacctccaaacttttggttagcagccaagcacctaatcatttgtgccacccagggactcctctagtcCTCTAGGAATTTAAATTTACATCCCATGTTCTCATTTATTTACCCAAAATTTACAGTGGTGAAATATGAGTCTGACATTCACGATAGACATTTTAGAGAAATGAAACTAAGGAGGTGGTGACTGCTTAGGGATGTGTGGCACCACACCCCAGAAGCCCCATGGTCCTCAGTCCTTGTACTTGGGCAGCCTATCCTTTTGGGGTGTAGGAGTGAGCCCCAGCCTGATGAATGCCAACCTAAAAGGGCCACCGGAAaccccctttcctccctccccacgcTGCGGGTGAACTCCTGCTTTCCCTTCAGTCTGGCAGGTTTGTCACGTCAGCTGTATACCAGCCAGGTGCAGGCActgggagggaggaaagggaggAGGGTGAAGGGAAACCCCTTCCTGCTCTCCTTCCCCAACCTGCTCCTTTTTCCTCCCATCTGTAGGCCTCCACCCTCCCCCAGACATAGACCAAAAAGAAGGGAGAACAGGAGGTGGCTCAGCCACATTCTGTGCTGCATTCGCACAGTCTTGAGGACCCCAGAAGGTGGATGGGAAGGTTTCCTGTGTTCCCTGAGACCCCCTCCACCTCCATCTCAGATTAACAAAGGGCATAGGAGCAGCAGGAAGACCAGGgacctgagggaggaggagattgAAATATCACCTCCCCATGCCCCCACAGGAAGTATCCCTGGCCCACCCTTGCCACCGCCTTCCCTTCCCTGCTCCCAGGAGGCCCTGCTGTCCTGGAAGTCTCCTGGTGGCTCGGAACAGCAGCTGAGGAAGAGAGTTCTACACCAGCAAAAGTGTTTCTAATATCCCAGGTTTAAAGTCTGGTAAATGTGATGAAAAAGCCCCTATGGAAACACAGCTATACATGGTGATGAGTTTCTACAAAGCGTTCAGTTCTATATTTTCCTCACTGCTGAATTAAAAGCTTTTCATGGGCTGGCCTAATGAATCTAAAGGGAATGAGAATTGCTCCCGATTAGCACTGCTTGTATGGGCCATATTTCCACAATTCCAAACTCAAAATTCCAACCTCAAAACTGACTTAAAATTGAACTTACCATCATAAATATCTCAACACAGCTATTGTTTGTAAGTGGCAGCTGGACTTACCTTTCTTGAGCTGGATCACAAAACACAGGATTCAGGCAAATCAGATATAGGCAAAGTTGCGTGTGGTtccttatcttcaagttcaggtgTAACAGGAAGACAGTGCATGAGCCACTCATGTCTCCATGTTGCGTCACCATTTCCAAAGTCTTGACTGCTAAAATTTCCATCACTGGATTGTTAGTATCTCATTGCCAGCCTGGTGATGAAAGTTCTGaattttagttttcttaatttttattggaaaccctggtggcatagtggttaagagctacggctgctaaccaaaagattggcagtttgaatccaccaggcgctccttggaaactctgtggggcagttctactctgtcctatagggttgccatcagtcggaatcgactctacaggcAGTGGGTAATTTATATTATAATTGAATGGGAAAGTGGCAGGGTGGAAGGGATTTTTTTTACATAGGGGATTTGATACCGATTTGCTCTTTTCATTTAACTTGCCATTATTGGCACATATTGatatctgtggaaaccctggtggcgtagtagttaagtgctacagctgctaaccaaaaggtcaggagttcgaatccaccaggctctccttggaaactacggggcacttctactctgtcctgtagggtcgctatgagttggagtcgactcgtcggcaatgggtttggttttggttttgatatctGTATCAGTTAAAGTTTACCTTATGAAAAGTTTTAATTAAGAGCACAATGTGAGCAGAGAGAAATttaacaaaagatttttttttttaattaaagttcaTTCAGACGCTAAACGTTGATTAAAGGCAGGATGACTTTTATCTGTTACGTACAGAAATACAAGAGTAATTCTCAGCTGAAATACAAGTATAAGTCAATCATGTAATAACCCAAAACAGTTTTCTTTATCTATAGTGAATAAACACTAATGGCATAAATATGCTGATGTTCTACAAAGATGAGAGTTGGAAGGATGAAATTGCTTTATGGTTAATTGATCACATAATTCTTAAAATTTAAGTCCATTGATACTTAAGAGCTTTGCTCATATTATTGTTCATCGAGATCCAGGTTAAATTGCTAGCGAAACAATCAAATCTCTTCAGCGAAATTCCAATATACTCTCTTGGAGCAAAGgattaatatgcttggctgctgacctaaaggttcgagtccacccagaggagcctgggaagagaggcctgatgatctacttcggaaacatcagaaaaccctatagagcagaattCTGCTTgtacacacgtggggtcaccatgagtcggaatctaccggACAATAACTGGTTTAATACACTCTCTTAGACAGCTCATGTCCATAATGTTCCATGATGAGGCTCTATGTACTATGCATTTTATTTGGTTGCAATAGCAAATTACTACATgcaagggaagggaaagaaaagccgtattcaacaccacacacacccaGGGCTCACACACACAGAAGGACTTAAACAGGAGGAGGGAGACGCAAATAAGGCACTCATGATTTAAAATTGCAGGGtttcttcaggagcaagggagaatgaagaaagacacaagggaaacattagtccaaaggactaatggaccacagctaccacggcctccaccaggctgagtccagcataactagatggtgcccggcttccaccactgactgctctgacaggaatcacagtagaaggtctgaggcaaagctggagaaaaatgtagaacaaaattccaattcacaaaaaatggccagacttactggtctggcagagactggagaaaccctgagagaacggcccccaaacaccctttcagctcagtattggagtcacttctgaggtttacccttcagccaaagatttgacaggcccataaaacaagactaaatgggcacaccagcccaggggcaaggactagaaggcaggaggggacaggaaagctggtaatagggaacccaaggtcgagaagggagagtgtcaacatgttgtggggttgttaaccaatgtcataaaacaatatgtgtactaactgtttaatgagaagctagtttgttatgtaaaccttcatctaaagtacaataaagaaaaaaaaattgcacagtTTAAAATTGttagggcttaaaaaaaaaaaaaaagagcgggGGGAGGTGCTTAAATTGTTGTGCCAGGATTGCCCACCAATATTCAGAAGATAACCTGTATGAACGAATCACTCATTTTTGTGACAGTAAATAATAATTATTCGATAACATAGAAAATCTGTGTTAGTAGACAAAAGAGCTGCTGTTGCTGTTTAAATAGTAATTTTTGTGTGGTACTGCCCTCTGCTGGAGCACAAAGTCTACGCGCACATTCTTTCTGTCTTGAGTGCCGTCCTAATAggagcctaaaccctaaccaaacccattgccatgaagtagattcctactcacagcagccctatagaacagagtaggactgccacatagggtttccaaggagcagccggtagattcaaactgttgaccttttggttagcagctgtagctcttaaccatggccCCACCAGGGCTAATACCAGCCTATTATTGGTATTAGCTTATTATTGGTGACATTTCAGAATCCTTACAGGTAGCCTGGCTAAAAGATAGGAAGAGTGCAAATATTTTAATTACCTTCACAGTTGGCagttcagctgctcaccaaaaaggtcagcagttcgaatccgctagctgctccttggaaaccctacagggcagttctactctgtcctacagggtcgcaatgagctggaatcaactcgacggcaacagctttggtttgatttttaacaACTGGCAAGTAAAACATAATGAGACTGGTGTCGTTGAGACAAGGGTTCAAGTCTCCAAAACAGTTCCATACTCAGGGAATGACATTAAATAATAGGACATTTCCTCTATATAGATTTACGGTTAGCACTTTGTGGCTACTTAGTCAATCTTTAACATCCAAGGAAAAGTCGTGATGAATGGTGGCTGTTATATTAAAAGGCGAAGGGATTAGTCTCCCTCAGAAGTAGCAAACTTTGACCAAAAGCACTCACCTCTCCCATTTCTCTGTAATATGTGATACAAAAATGTGTTCTTGCAAATACAGTCTTAATAACTACCTTCTAGcagatttttctccctttttctttttagataaataaatattttcatttagttttaAGCAAAGACTACCTACCTTATAACATTCTTCCACTTCTGCCCTGCTTGTTCTGTAACTTTCCTCTCCTTTGGtcctgtaggtttttttttttttttttttttgcactgtgTTGCTTgttttatatagggtcgctatgagtcagaatcaact
Coding sequences:
- the EDARADD gene encoding ectodysplasin-A receptor-associated adapter protein isoform X2, giving the protein MGLRTTKQMGRGTKQPPAHQEDHGAKEPVEDTDPSTLSFNVSDKYPIQDTGLPKAEECDTLTSDCPPNSDEHHQGEENGFPDSTGDPLSDLSKDISCKENCTCSSCSLRAPNISDLLNDQDVLDVIRIKLDPCHPTVKNWRNFASKWGMPYDELCFLEQRPQSPTLEFLLRNSQRTVDQLIELCRLYHRADVEKVLRSWVEEEWPKRGRGNHPQHF